The region AGCAGCGCGTGGGCGTGCAGCGGCCTGTCATTCTGCTGCCGGCGCCGCGCCGGTCGAGCGACGTGCTCGACGCCGTGCACTCGGCGGTGAGCAAGGCGCTCGTCTAGGGGGCCCCCGGTTCGCCCCCCCCCTCAGCCCAGAATCATCTTGCCGTCGAGAAACCGCCCTCCTAGAATAGCGTCTTGAGCTATGCAATCGACTGTCCGGAGGGTGCGTGTTTTCCTGGGTGCTCAAGAAGATCGTCGGGACGAAGAACCAGCGTGAGCTGCGCCGGCTCAAGCCGCTCGTGGGGCGCATCAACGAGATCGAGCGCGAGTATCAGGCGCTCTCCGATGACCAGTTGCGCGCCAAGACCGGCGAGTTCAAACGCCGTTTCCACGAGGCCTACGACCCCGTGCACGCCGAGTTCGAGCGCGAGCTCTCCGCCGCCGGCGACGAGCCCGAGCGCAAGGCCGAGGTGCGCAGCCGGTGGAAGCAGCGGCTGCGAGCGGCCGAGCAGGCCGCGCTCGATGCGCTGCTGCCCGAGGCGTTTGCGGCCGTCAAGAATGTCTGCCGCCGGCTCGCCGAGCGGAAGCATGCCTACGTGGTCACCGGCCATGAGGCGGTCTGGGACATGGTGCCCTACGACGTGCAGCTCATCGGCGGCATCGCCATCCACCGCGGGATGATCGCCGAGATGGCCACGGGCGAGGGCAAGACGCTCGTTGCCACGATGCCCATGTACCTCAACGCGCTCACGGGCAAGAACTGCCACCTCGTGAGCACCAACGACTTCCTTGTCCGGCGCGACAGCGAGTGGATGGGGCCGGTCTACGAGTTCCTCGGTGTCACGGTCGGCTGCCTGCAGACGCGCATGCCGCACGCCGACAAGGTGGCTGCCTACCGGGCCGACATCACCTACGGGATGAACAGCGAGTTCGGCTTCGACTACCTGCGCGACAACGGCATGGCCACCCGCCCCGAGGAGCAGGTGCAACGCGGCCACTTCTTCGCCGTCATCGACGAGGTCGACAGCATTCTGATCGACGAAGCGCGCACGCCGCTTATCATCACGGCCCCCGTGTCGCGCTCGACGCACCAATACGACCGCTACAAGCCAGCCGTCGATGCGCTCGCGCGGCGCCAGACGATCCTGTGCAACCGGCTGGTCAAGGAGGCGCGCGAGGCGTGGGACGCGGGCGACGAGGAGACAGCCGCGGTCAAGCTCTACCAGGTCTCCAAGGGTGCGCCGAAGCACAAGCAGCTGCTCAAGATGATCGAGGAAGGCGAAGTGCGCCGCGCGCTCGACCGGATCTCGACGCAACTGCTCAGCGAGGCGCGCAAGGAGCAGCACGAGGAGATCAAGGAGCAACTCTTCTACCTCATCGATGAGCGCGGCCATGCCGTCGAGCTGACCGACATGGGCCGCACGGAGCTTTCGCCCGACGACCCGGAGCAGTTTGTGCTCCCCGGCATCATCCAGCGCCCGCTTATCGACGAGCTCGTGCGGATGCAGGTGACCCTTTGTTCGCGCCGGGCCGGGGAGGCCGAAGCCGCCTGGGCGCGCGGCGAACGGGAAGAGGCCCTCGACGCGCTGGTCCAGGTGACGCGCGGCGCGCCGCAGCACGCGCGGCTGCGCGCGCTGCGCGACGACAAGGAACTGCGGCGCGCGCTCGAGGCACGGCTCAAGCACCTCCTCGAACGCGATGGGCGCGCCGAGCGCGAGCGGCTCGACGCGGCCCTCTACTACGTCGTCGAGCGCGACGGGGAAGGCGCGCGGCTCACCGCCAAGGGCCGCACGACGCTCTGGCCCAAGGACAACGAGAAGCCGCCGACGATCCGGCCAGACGACGCGGATGGGCTGGAGGCCGCCGTGCCGGGCGAGACGCTGGTCGAGACCGCCACGGGCATCGAGCGGCGCCTCGACGAGGAGCACACGCGCAAGGCCGAGGCGCTGCACAACATCAGCCAGCTCCTGCGTGCCTACGCGCTCTACGAGAAGGACGTCGAGTACGTCGTTCAGGACAACCGGGTCATGATCGTCGACGAGTTCACCGGCCGCCTGCTCCCGGGCCGGCGCTACAGCGAGGGCCTGCACCAAGCCATCGAGGCCAAGGAAGGCGTCACCATCGAGCGTGAGACGCAGACCTTTGCCACGGTGACGATTCAGAACTACTTCCGCATGTACGAGAAGCTCGCCGGCATGACGGGCACGGCCGAGACCGAGGCGGGGGAGTTCAAGCAGATCTACAAGCTCGATGTGCTCGTGATCCCGACCAACCAGCCCGTGCGCCGGCTCGACGCGAACGACGCGATCTACAAGACCCGGCGCGAAAAGTACAACGCGATTGTCGAGGAGGTTGTGTACTGGCACGGGCGCGGCCGGCCGATCCTGATCGGCACGGTGAGCGTCGAGGTTTCCGAACTGCTGAGCCGCTACCTGCGGCGGCGCGGGGTGCCGCACAATGTGCTCAATGCCAAGAACCACGCGGGCGAGGCCGAGATCGTCGCCCGCGCCGGCCAGCCCGGCGCGGTGACGATCGCGACGAACATGGCCGGGCGCGGCACCGACATCAAACTCGGCCCGGGCATCGTGCCCGACGAGCTGCGCCAGTACACCCGCGAGCATCCCGGTCCAGACGACTGGCGTGCGTTCGGGTTCGAACGCGACGGGGAGACGCTGCGCTACGGCGACTTCGGCCTGCTGGTGATTGGCACCGAGCGGCACGAGGCGCGGCGCATCGACCGCCAGCTCCGCGGCCGGTGCGCGCGCCAGGGCGACCCGGGGGCGTCGAAGTTCTACGTCTCGCTCGAGGACGATCTGATGCGCCAGTTCCGCAGCGAGCGCATTGCCACGATCATGACGCGCCTCGGTCTCAAGGAAGGCGAGGAGATGAGCCACCCTTGGCTCAACAAGTCGATCGAGACGGCCCAGAAGCGTGTCGAGATCAACCACTTCTCGATCCGCAAGCGCACGCTCGAGTACGATGACGTGATGAACCGCCAGCGCGAGGTCATCTACGAGTACCGCAACCGCGTGCTGTCCGAGCCGGACCTGCGGCCGATGTTCGCGCTGCTCGTCGAGGAAGTCGTCGAGGACAAGCTCGACGAATTCTGCCCCGAGGGCGCGTTGCCCGAGACGTGGAGCCTCGGCGGGCTCGAGCAGTGGTTGAGCCGCACAGCGCGCGCGCGGCCTACGCTGTCGTTCCTGCTGACCGACGCGGCGCCGCGCGACGCGGTGCGCCGGGCCGTCATCGACAAGGTCCAGGAGGGGTTCCGGCTCAAGGAACGGCTCGAGGGCGAGGAGCGGATCGGCGAGTTGCTGCGCTTCGTCATGCTCAGCTCGATCGACAACTTGTGGAAAGACCACCTCTACACGATGGACGATCTGCGCGACTCGGTTGGCCAGCGCGCCTACGCGCAGCTCGACCCGCTCATCGAATACAAGAAGGAGGGGTTTGACGCGTTCAACGAGCTGATGGCGCACGTCCGGACCGAGATCGTCACAGGCGTGTTCCGCACCACGGCGGTACCGCCCGACGTGGCGCGGGCGCTGGCGGTCTCGCCCGAGCAGCTGGCCTACTCCGACGTCGAGGAGGCGCTGCGGTCGCACTTTGTCGGCGCCCCGGGCGCGGCCCGCTCCGGCCCGTCCATCGCTCCACCGCCCGAGGGAATGGAGTTGGGCGAGGTGGGCGCGAAGTCGGCCGGCGGCGACGCCCCGGCAGTACAGACGATCCGGCGCGCGCAGCCCAAGGTCGGGCGCAACGATCCCTGCCCGTGCGGCAGCGGCAAGAAGTACAAGAAATGTTGCGGGCGGCTCGGATGAGCACGGGGCGGCGCGCGGCCCGGGAACGGAGCTGACCATGCTGCCGTTCGCCTGCGCGCTGGCCATCTACATGTTCTTCGAGGCGCGCGTGCTCAAGGTGCGGCGGCTTACGTTGCGGTTCCCCACGTTGCCCGAGGCCTTCGACGGCTTCACGCTGCTGCATCTCTCGGACCTGCATTTGATGCGGTTCGGCACGATCCCCCGCCAACTGCTCGAGGTGCTGCCGACGTTGCCGGCCGACCTCGTGGTGCTGACCGGCGACTACAAACGCCACACCTTCTCGAGCGACGCGCCGATCCCCGCGTGGATGGGGCGGCTCGTCGCGGCGTGTGCCGCGCCGCGCCCTGCGCTCGCCGTGCTTGGCAACAAGGACAGCCTGGAGACGAAGCGGACGTTTGCCCCGCACGGCATCGACATGCTCATCAATGAGTCGCGCACCCTTCAACGCGGCGGGCAGCAGATCCACGTGCTCGGCGTCGACGCTCAGAGTCCCGTGCTCCGCCCCGATCGGGCCGCCGCCATCCTCGACGGGCTGCCTCAGGAAGGGTTCCGCATCCTGCTGGCGCACACGCCCGACTACGTCCGTGCCGCCTCGGAGCGCGGCATCGAGCTTGTCCTCGCCGGCGACACACACGGGGGACAGATCCTGCTGCCGTTCGTCGGGGCGATCAAAGTCAAGGCGCGCCTTGGGCGGCGCTACTGCCGGGGCATCATCCGCGAGGGCGCCACGACGCTCTACATCAGTTCCGGCTGCGGGACGGCCAACCTGCCGTTTCGGCTGCTGTGCCCGCCCGAGGTGAGCATGCTCACGCTGCGTCGCGTGTGAAGGGCGGCCGCGGGCCAACGGCCCTCGGCTCCACGTTCCTTGTGCAAGTCGCAGAAATAAATTGACGGCAAAGAGCAGTGTCCGTACCTTGCGGACAGATTACGGCTGATCACGCGTGCCGGACGATCGGACGCGGGAGTGCCTGGTGATTCCGTGTCCGTATTCTACAGGGAAGGAGGTGAGTTGGCGAGAGACTGTAAGGCACGATCATCCGATATGGCACTACTCTCTATCCCAACGGCTGTAGACATGACAAGTCCCGCAGCTTCTGTGGGCAGTCACCCAAGAGGAGAATACGGTGAATAGACTGTTTGTGATTTCGTGTGTCGCGTGCCTGGCGCTCGTGTTTGCCGCCGGCGCGTTCGCGCGCGACGCCCGCCTCGACTATCTGGTCTCGTTGGGCAAGGTGACCGAGGCCGACATCGCGGCGGCCGAGACGGAAGGCCCGAACACCTGGATGGCCCGGCAGGCCTACGATATCTACATCGGCGGCTACGTGCAGCCGCGCTGGACCTACACCGATGACGGCGACCCGGACAATGCGTTCGCCATCAGGCGCGCCCGCGTCACGATGTGGGGCAACATGAACGAGACGTGGAACTTCCTGCTCCAGTACGACTTCGTGCCCAGCGCCATCGTGATTGCCGGCGTGCGGGCCCATGTTGGTGACGGCCAGATCGGCCTCGGCCAGTTCCTGACCCCGCTGGTTCTGGAGAGCTACACTTCGTCGGGCGCTCTCGATACCATCGAGCGGGCGCGGTGCGTCACGATGTCGGGCGACTGGGGCGACCCGGGTCTGTTCGTCTGGTACCCGTTCCTCGACGGCAAGATCGACGTGACGGCGGCCATCACCAACGGCGCCGGTCCCAATGTGGCCGAGGAGAACAGTGACAAGGCGCTCTGGTTGCGCGTCAACGCCATGCCGTTCAAGGGCAGCGGCAACGCGGCCGACGGCCTCATGATCGGCGGCGCCTACAACACCGGCAAGACGGCCGAGTTCGATGACGAAGAACTCGACCTTGGCGACTACGATCGCGACGTGTGGGTCGCCACGGTGCAGTGGGTCTACGAGGCGTGGAAGGTCCAGGCTGAGTACGTCAACATTCAGCAGGATGTCGCCGCAGGCGGCACGGGCGAGATCGACGGCTGGTACGCGTATGCGCTCTATAGCCTGCCGCTCGACGGTGTCGTGCTCGCCCCGGTGGTCAAGTATGAGACGCTCGACCCGAACGCGATCGCCACGGGCCAGTGCGGCTGCATTGGCGGCGAGTGGATCACGCTGGGCGTGCGCCTGAGCTTCGTCGGCACCCACGACGTCAAGCTTGAGGCCAACTACATCCTCGAGAATCGCGACGAGGGCGAGGACAACGACCAGTTCATCATCCAGAGCACGGTCAACTTCTAAGCCCATATCTGCACAGAAGAGTACACCGAGGGCGGCCAGGTCTGGACTTGGCCGCCCTCGTCGTCAGCCCCGGTGCGCACAGTGAGCGCCTCCCTCCATCGAAAAAAGCCTTGACACAACCTGATCTTCACGTAGCCTTTACGCATAGCGCGTGGGTATCGGAACGAATCTCCACGCCTGGCGCGGGATAGCGTGCTCCCGTAGCGCACAAGTCTGCAGGAAGGGAGGTGAGCGTCAGTCCGACTGCAAAGCACGTTCACGGGATAAGTGTCACCGCCTCTATGAGACAGGCCCGCGG is a window of Verrucomicrobiota bacterium DNA encoding:
- the secA gene encoding preprotein translocase subunit SecA, with translation MFSWVLKKIVGTKNQRELRRLKPLVGRINEIEREYQALSDDQLRAKTGEFKRRFHEAYDPVHAEFERELSAAGDEPERKAEVRSRWKQRLRAAEQAALDALLPEAFAAVKNVCRRLAERKHAYVVTGHEAVWDMVPYDVQLIGGIAIHRGMIAEMATGEGKTLVATMPMYLNALTGKNCHLVSTNDFLVRRDSEWMGPVYEFLGVTVGCLQTRMPHADKVAAYRADITYGMNSEFGFDYLRDNGMATRPEEQVQRGHFFAVIDEVDSILIDEARTPLIITAPVSRSTHQYDRYKPAVDALARRQTILCNRLVKEAREAWDAGDEETAAVKLYQVSKGAPKHKQLLKMIEEGEVRRALDRISTQLLSEARKEQHEEIKEQLFYLIDERGHAVELTDMGRTELSPDDPEQFVLPGIIQRPLIDELVRMQVTLCSRRAGEAEAAWARGEREEALDALVQVTRGAPQHARLRALRDDKELRRALEARLKHLLERDGRAERERLDAALYYVVERDGEGARLTAKGRTTLWPKDNEKPPTIRPDDADGLEAAVPGETLVETATGIERRLDEEHTRKAEALHNISQLLRAYALYEKDVEYVVQDNRVMIVDEFTGRLLPGRRYSEGLHQAIEAKEGVTIERETQTFATVTIQNYFRMYEKLAGMTGTAETEAGEFKQIYKLDVLVIPTNQPVRRLDANDAIYKTRREKYNAIVEEVVYWHGRGRPILIGTVSVEVSELLSRYLRRRGVPHNVLNAKNHAGEAEIVARAGQPGAVTIATNMAGRGTDIKLGPGIVPDELRQYTREHPGPDDWRAFGFERDGETLRYGDFGLLVIGTERHEARRIDRQLRGRCARQGDPGASKFYVSLEDDLMRQFRSERIATIMTRLGLKEGEEMSHPWLNKSIETAQKRVEINHFSIRKRTLEYDDVMNRQREVIYEYRNRVLSEPDLRPMFALLVEEVVEDKLDEFCPEGALPETWSLGGLEQWLSRTARARPTLSFLLTDAAPRDAVRRAVIDKVQEGFRLKERLEGEERIGELLRFVMLSSIDNLWKDHLYTMDDLRDSVGQRAYAQLDPLIEYKKEGFDAFNELMAHVRTEIVTGVFRTTAVPPDVARALAVSPEQLAYSDVEEALRSHFVGAPGAARSGPSIAPPPEGMELGEVGAKSAGGDAPAVQTIRRAQPKVGRNDPCPCGSGKKYKKCCGRLG
- a CDS encoding metallophosphoesterase, which codes for MLPFACALAIYMFFEARVLKVRRLTLRFPTLPEAFDGFTLLHLSDLHLMRFGTIPRQLLEVLPTLPADLVVLTGDYKRHTFSSDAPIPAWMGRLVAACAAPRPALAVLGNKDSLETKRTFAPHGIDMLINESRTLQRGGQQIHVLGVDAQSPVLRPDRAAAILDGLPQEGFRILLAHTPDYVRAASERGIELVLAGDTHGGQILLPFVGAIKVKARLGRRYCRGIIREGATTLYISSGCGTANLPFRLLCPPEVSMLTLRRV